In Spirosoma pollinicola, the genomic window GTTGGCTGATAGATCGGTTGGGTTGGGGACAAGATTGATCGACGAGCGAACCGTTTTACAGCTATCAGTAGCCTGGCGTTAAGATAAACACCCCCGAGCCGGTAATCGATAGTGTTAATAACCGGGGGTTGATTCGCTTGAAAAAAGGTATGCTTCTCCTGAAATGTAACTTGCAGGGGTAAACTCAATGAGGCAGAAACCTCAATTGATTTGGTTACTGTAAGGCCAATTTCAGGGTCGATAAATAGCGAGCGAGCCGAATAGTTTTGTAATTCAACTTGATCTCCCTGCCCAGTTTGTGTAAAATTCAGCGGATAAGCTGTAGCAAAGGCCTGCCTAGGTTCAATGAAGCGTAGGTTGAACGATTGGTGCCCGTTCAATCGAAAGAAAAGGCTGGCCGATGACTGTTTAAATACAGGTATGGACACCGGTAAGTAGTACCCTAAGGCTGCGTTTAGCTGCCAATAGTTTAGGTACACGTTCCATCCGTTGATGGTATAGCCATTAAACGAAAAAGTTGATTTAAACAGAGAACCATAGAATTGACTTCCCCAGTCGGCTCCTACTACAAACGCCCAGCCATATCCTGTTCGACCCGTATGTCTCAGGCCGATATTCAAACCATACCGAAATGGTTTAATCGATGGTATATTAACAGATTGGCCCTGTGAATTAATTACTTGTTGAGGCAGGGTATTGGGATTCTGAGTAATTTGAAGCAGGCCTTGTGGGTTCGCATATTGGAGCGGGAATGCCAACGCATTGTAGCTAACTGTTGGCGAAAGAATGATCTCCGTCTGAGATTGATCAGCCTGTGCGTTAGCTGCCAATGACTGCCATCCAAGGATACAGATTAACAGGAGACGGCTAGGCTGGTAGAGCCGAATGAGAGGGTGAATTACAACAAGCATAAAGTTAGCTTCTATAAAAAGCTTTGAAGTAACATCTTTTCGTCTGGCTCTTTTATTGGTTAATTAATTATTTTTTTTCCGGTCACTATAGTGTAATATTGTAATTAGTAATACTTTATCAGATTGGCTATGACAGTAGAGCAAATTCAACAGGCTATTGCCGCTTTATCAGCGGAGGAGTATAAACAGTTGTCCACCTGGTTAACGAAACATGACTTCAGTCGGTGGGATGATCAGATTGTAGCCGATCTTGAGGGGGGGCGGCTTGATGGGCTGATTGATGAAGCTAAACAGGAATATCAGGCGGGCTTGACATCTCTTCTATAAATTAGTTTACTGATAGAACCGACCACTGTCCACAGCCCCAATTTCACATCATCTGCTATCACAGTCGAGCAGGTGAACAGTGAACGCAAATAGAAGAAAAGTTCTGTAGAATTTACCGCTTTGTCTATCAAAGGGGCGGAGCTACCTGAAGAATAATTGGCCACACCGACTCAGCATTCGACAAGCAATCCCTGTGTTAGGAGACCACCACCTGCGGATTTCACATATCAGCTCGCCTGACAAGACCCCCTGTCAGCAATGATTATTTCGTTAAATTATCATATACTTTGTTCATAATGTCATTGACTGACGCAACTTCTGATATTTTTAATAATACTTCTTTCCATTTTTTAGGTTTATATGTTCCGAAAACTTTTTCTG contains:
- a CDS encoding OmpA family protein, coding for MLVVIHPLIRLYQPSRLLLICILGWQSLAANAQADQSQTEIILSPTVSYNALAFPLQYANPQGLLQITQNPNTLPQQVINSQGQSVNIPSIKPFRYGLNIGLRHTGRTGYGWAFVVGADWGSQFYGSLFKSTFSFNGYTINGWNVYLNYWQLNAALGYYLPVSIPVFKQSSASLFFRLNGHQSFNLRFIEPRQAFATAYPLNFTQTGQGDQVELQNYSARSLFIDPEIGLTVTKSIEVSASLSLPLQVTFQEKHTFFQANQPPVINTIDYRLGGVYLNARLLIAVKRFARRSILSPTQPIYQPTPKPPYRQGQVVRLNNVYFKASSTDLLPESFPELDKLIDQMRQQATLRIRLEGHTDVIGDAKLNQELSEERVAAIQQYMASQGIDHRRIELKGYGDKRPLQRNCPPPTGCPENRRVEFVVVNK